The following is a genomic window from Oscillospiraceae bacterium.
TTCTTTCTTTAGTTTAAGGAGTGTCTTCTTCCCGCAAAGGAAAGAGATAATCCATACACAAGAAAGCATTTGCGAAATAATAGTTGCAAGTGCCACACCCTTTACACCCATACCGAATCCAAAAATGAATATGGGGTCAAGCACAATATTACACACCGCACCGATAATTACCGAAACCATAGATACAGTGGTAAAGCCTTGCGCTGTGATGAATGTGTTCATACCCAAGGTCATCTGCACAAACAAAGTGCCAAGAGCGTAAATGCTCATATAATCGGTTGCATAGCCGATTGTGTTTTCACTTGCACCAAAGGCAAGGAGCAAGTCCTTGTTCCAAATAAGTAAAACTGCGGTCAGGATAACCGACACAACAATCTGCAGACTAAAGCAGTTACCAAGCGTCTTTTCAGCAGATTCAATATCCTTTTCGCCCATAAAGATAGATGCTCTCGGTGAACCGCCTGAACTTACCAATGCCGCAAACGCTGAAACAAGCATGATAATCGGCATACACACACCAACACCGGTAAGTGCTAAACTGCCATCACCCGGCATATGACCTATGTATATGCGGTCAACAATATTGTAAAGCATATTGATAAGCTGTGCCACAACCGTCGGAATAGACAGTCTGAACAAAAGCTTACCGATAGGCTCTGTCGCTAAAAATTCTTTTTTGTCATTCATTTAATATAACACCTTATTTTCTTTTATAATTCATTCAAGCGACTATTTTAATCTATAATAACAAGTAGACTTGCCCGAACCTTCACGCTTTAGCTCTCCTTCGCTTACCATTTTACGAAGTGCCCCTTCAACGGAGCTTATGCTGAGTGACGGACAGAGTTCTCTGATATCCTGTTTGGTAAAGCGCCCCACCTTATTCAGTGATGCCTTTCTTACCATTTCGATTGCAGGAAGTTTTTCTTCTACGATGGAAAATCTGTCTTCAAAGTCTTTATATGCAGCAAGGATAGTACCAAGGATATATTTTATAAACGGTGTTGCATCCTCTAAACCCTCATGCCATCTATCCTGAGATTTGTTAAGGGAATCGTGATATAAATCTTTGCTCTTTGCAATTTTAGCTTCAAGCGAGATATATTTACCAACATAAAATCCGCTTCTGTAAAGTAACAAGGTGGTAAGCAGTCTTGACATTCTTCCATTACCGTCGTTAAAAGGATGAATGCAGAGAAAATCGTGAATGAATGTCGGAATTGCAATCAATGGTTCAAGTTCAAGATTGCCGATAACTTTATTATATTCCTCGCAGATTTTATCAAGCGCCTCTTCAGTTTCATAAGGTGCCAGCGGCGTAAACAGAACTTCTGAATGTCCGTGAGGATAAGTTGCGCTTATATAATTTTGCACACTCTTTGTTTTGCCAGCCATAGGGTTATTCATATGAGTGTACATAATCTTATGGAGCCCGAGTATATAGTTTTTTGAAACAGGAATTGCATCAAAATTCTCGTGGATGATATTAAGAGCATCTCTGTATCCCGCAATTTCTTGTTCATCACGGGTTCTGGGAGTCGTCTTTTCTGCTACAAGTTGTTTAATACGTGTATTTGTTGTAACGATACCTTCGATTGCATTGGAAGACTCTGTGCTTTGTATCTTTGCGATTTCCACAAGCTTTTCAAGCTCTTCCGGGCGCATCTTTAAATAGAAGTCCTGTTTTCCTGCTTCTTTATATATGCCAGCTACGAGACCGAGAAGTTCAGAATCCCATTTATGTTCTTTGATTATCGAATAATTAAACATTCTCATGCCCTTAACCTCCTTTCTTCCCCTTAAATATTATCACATATTAAGGGAATTGTCAATATGTTAAGAAAATTTACCCTTATTTATTGTTTCTTTTTAAGGCAAAGTTATTCAAAACGGCGTTTCCAGAGTCGATTTTGCGTTTTTATAATCAAAAAGAGGACCTATCTTGGTCCTCCAATGTTTTTAGCTCTCATTTATCTTCTTCCCATACCCAACCTGATTTTAATTTAATTATTTCTGCTGAATTATAAATTGAAAAAGAATCATTTTATCGTAAAAAATATGTCGTAAAGACATACCAAAGGCACCCCGATTGGAGTGCCTTTGGTGGTTAGTTTTGCGTTGATATTAAATTCGCTTTAACAAATCTGTAAAATATTGTTGCAGCTTCAGCTCTTGTTGCATTGTCAAGCGGATTTAATGTGCTTTCTGTTTTACCATTAATCAAGCCAATTCCGTTTGCCCACTGCAAAGAAGCCTTTGCATAATCGGAAATGCTGTCAGAATCATCATAAGAAAGAATATTTGTATTTTCTCCTGATTCCACATCATCGCCCTTATACATTGCGTAACGATGCATAATCGTTGCTATCTGTTCACGGGTAATATCAATATCCGGTGCAAATTCATTCTCTGTTACGCCGTTTACAATGCCGTTCTGCTTTGCCCACAAAACTGCTTTTTCATACCATGCATTATCTTCTATATCCTCAAAGCTATTTGTTGCATCTACTTCGGGTTCACCTTCTGCACGGTAAAGCATTGTAACAAGCATAGCTCTTGTCAAATGCGCATCCGGAGCAAATTTGTCTTCGCCAATACCTTTCATAATACCAAGCGCACTGACAAAATCTACAGATTTTGCTGCCCAATGATTATTATTATGAACATCTGTATAGAGTGCTCTTTCACTCTGTATTACCGAAATCTTAACATTACCGTTTGCTGTAACGGCTATACCCTCATCGCTTTCTATAAATTCATCGGTATATGTTGTTCTTCCGTTTTCGTCGGTGAAAGATACTACAACAATATCCTCGGTGGGTTCTATCGGCAAAACAACATCCTTTTCAGAATTTGCTTTAACTTCGGCAGTAACAGTACCGTCTTTTTCGCTTTTAACAGTTACAACATCACCATCAGGATAAGTTGTAACTTCGGTTACTGTTCCTGTCTTTTTATCTGTTGTTGTTTTGGTTGTAGAACCATCCTCGTTCTTTTCGGTTTTTGTAAAAATGAAACTACCTGATGAACCACCCGACGAACCTGATGACAACACGTTTACATTAATAACATCAGAAATGCCGCTTTCAGTATAGTGAGCTGTAATCTGAGTGCTTCCAACTCCTACACCTGTAACAACACCATTTTCATCAACAGTTGCCACTTCATCATCAGCAGACGAATATGTTACCTGCCCTGCAAGACTGTTCCACGGTGCCGCAACACTGGTAAGAGTACTTGTTTTTCCTGCCGCCAAATCAAAGGTTTCTTTACCACCGTTTATCTCGGCAACAACGGGTTTAAGCGGTATGTAATCTCCAATGGCGGTTACTGTATTGTCCTCACCGAAATCAGCAGTAGCTTTGACAATCATAACTCCTAAATTGCTGAAATACTCGTTCTTAAGTTCAATGGAAGCCGCTATGTCAACCGTCTCGCCCGGATTAAGAGCCTTTAATTTTGCCGTTGCAATCACATTATCATTTTCATCACAGATATTTACATCTGTTTCAGTTGATGCTGTGTTACCGCTGTTTGTTGCGGTTGTACTTACGATAAGCTGACCGTCATCCGCAAGTGCAAATTCCAGAGAATCCATTGTCACGCGTGGAGCACCCGAAAGTTCGCACTCAACTGTTTGAGGTCTTGCCTGAACAACTCCGCTGGCTTCGCTTACTGTTACTTTGATTATTGTGCCATCGACATTTTCGGGAACAGTCCAGGAAATGTTGTATGGTTCACTCTCGTTCGTATCAAGATATGTGCTGACAGTTTCTTCAAACAACACTTCTTCTGTGCCATTCTTTTCTGCCACAACTTTGAGATTATAATCCTTGAGCGTGTAAAGTCCGCGATTTTCAACATCAAATCCGATATTTACAATGCTTCCGGGCACCGAATCTCCACTAACGGATATATCATTATATTTGATATTGGCAGAACCCATAGGCTCAAAATCAATTTCTACAAGCTTGTTCGGAGTATATTCTACTACACCGTCGTCATTTATAGACTGTCTGTAGAAGTTTGATACAAGGCTTATCTTATTATCCTCGGTCATGAACATATCAAATTCATCTATAACCGCATCGTAATCTGTAATGGCAACAGCATCGGTAAAGCCCCATTCGCCCACGTTTGCATCAGCTTCGGCATAAACGTCTGTGCCAAGGCCGTCGTCTTCTTCGCCAATATAGCGTTTGTACCTTATACCATAAAGTTCCATACCTGTCTTTTCAGGATTTTCGTTCATCTTTGTAAAGAAGATATAAATATCGTTTCCGTTTGAAACAAGTTTATATTCTTCAATGGATAAATTATCCGTTTCACCAGTGGTTATGCTTGTACCGGAGATTCGGAATGTTCCGTTATACAGGTCATTGTATATAGAGTCATCATATACGAGATGGCCATGACAATCAGATTCCGTGGCAGGACTAAATGATTCCTCGGTGTGCATTTCAAGTTCTTTGGCTTTCTTTTTATACCATGCAGCATCATTCTCGTTGCTATCTGCATAAACGCTTCCTATGGCATCATTCATAAACAGTGCTGATACAAGGTCGGAAACATCAAGAAGCTGAATCTCTCTTGTGTCTTTGAGCCATGAAAGGAATATTTCGTCACCGAGTTTTGTAAGCCTCGGAACAGATACAGTAACACCTGAACTAATTTTAATCGGATAGTACTCCTTGCCATTTGTTGCGTCTCTTATTGAGAGGTAAAGTTCTCTGTCAGATGCCGTATCAATCTTACCGTCGGTATCTACTGTATATGTGGCAAGTGTGTATGTATTATCTCCGATTTTGCTTGTCAATGTGTTATAGTCCATTGTGAGCGGATCGTCGATTGCAGGATGCTTTATATCGACAAAAGCTCTCGGAATAACTTCTTTTGCCGCCATATCATATCCAACTGTTACCATAGTGCTGTAAAGTCCCGTCACATCAAGGATATCCTCGTCCTTGGTGACCGATTCAATATCACGTGCCATGTATGACACATATATTTTGTCATCGACCATACTTACCTGAGGAGCAAGATTAAAGTATTCATCCGAAACAAAATTAAGCTCGTCACTCATTGTGCCGCTTTCAAGATTATAGATTGCACCGCTTATACCAAGGGTATTGAGCTTGTCTTTAAGGGAATCTTCCGATGTAAGCTCTCTTGCGGAATCAGCCCATACGATGCCGATGTTCTCTTTGTTTGTTCCAAACACAATATCCGGCATAGTATCAAAAGTACCGTCATCTGCAACAGGAACCGGCTCTGCCCAATTTCCGTTTTCATCACAGATTGAATAGAACAGACACATATCATTTGCGGGAAGCTCGGAATCCGTTCCTCTGTTTGCTATGAATACAACAAACTTTCTACCGTCACCCAAATCAAGAATTTGGGGGCGAGTTCTATCTGCAGCATCGTTTAGAAGGGTTTGCATATTCACAGCTTCAGGCATACCTCTTAGCATTTTCATTCCAAAGGTGGACATATCATCCGTTCCTGCACCATAATCCGATGTTGATGTGCCGTCATTATTATTAATTTCTGTGGTATCACGAGCAGCAGACCTCAGACTCAACGGTACGCTTATCTTATCATTAAGGAATGAAACATGGATAGCGTTTTTTAAACTACCGACTCCCTGTGTGAATTTAGCAATGTTTATATCGATTGAGCCAAAAAACAAATCGAATCCGATACCGCCTCCTGCAGTCCATAAAAAACCCTCTCTTGCACCGGTTTCGAACTGCAGACCCAGATCAACAAAGCCTCTTGTACTGAAAACACCGTTCATACCGGCACCGGCCTGAAGCTTGCCCTTGATAACCATATCAGTTAAAGTCTCCCAGTCAGTTCCTTCAGCAGCATCATCAATAATGCTCTTTATGTTGCCGCTGTATGATTCAAAATCTGTACTGCTGAGCATACCGTCTTTGGTCCATGAGTTTGTTAAGTTAACCTGGATTGTTGTTGTAATGTTAATAAAAGTAGGAACAGAACCCAAAAGGAAATACTTGGTAGATACTACGGTTGCTGTAGCACCTACTGCGAAAGATGTACGGAAATGTTTGAATTCCTGCGTTTCAGGGTTGAGGATATAATCTAAAGTAAAACATATAATTGCGGATATAGTACCCAAACTTTTATCCAATGCCGTAGCAGCATCTTTTGCCTGCTTTGAATAATCAGCGTGAATCTTCTTATATTGTTCTATCGTCCTTGTAATGTCAGTAAGCTGCGCCACGCTATTGTCAACATCCTTTTCATTTCCTTGAGCATGTGCCAGATTAATAATTTGTTGCAAAGTTCGTAACGAATTATCATAGTCATCTTTAGAGGACTTTTCTAGCAAATTTGTAGTATGCGCCTTGTCTACAGCACCCTTAAAGTCTTTATATCCCTTTAATTTCTGCGCTGTTGTCATCGAAGGCGTATTTGTCCAGGAGCCTGCTGCATTTACCGCAAATGTTAATCCCGTTCCGTCTGCCCATTTTGTTTTTTCAATCTTCAAAAGTTTGGAGTTGGCAGATGGACTGGCTTTTCCGATAAGAGGAATATCTACTGTTGTAATATCATCTAAACTATATTCCTTTGGAGCGATAACCGCATTTTCAACATAGAAGACTATTCCGGTATCCACCTTTGGATATACGATTGCCTCTGATGCCTCTGTTCCGTCAATTGTTTCTTCGTCAACAAGGTATACACTTACACGGTCGCCGTTATATGCTACTTCGGGAAGTGCGTCAATCTTGCATGAATAAACATTTGAACCGGTCATTTCGGGATATGCATCATAGGATGACACAATACCGTTTGTGGTGCGAATCTGGAATACCGCTTTCTTTATCTTTCTGCCATTGGAATTTACAACGGCACGGATTGTAAGATTATCGTCAAAAACACGGATAGAGTTTTCTCTTAAATCTATCTGCTCGTTGTTTGTGCTCTTGTCATAATAATAAGATATTCCACCTTCGGGGATATAAGGGAGATTTGGTGAATACTGCAGACAGAATTCCTCTGCGCCTACAGTTACTTCCTTACCATTCG
Proteins encoded in this region:
- a CDS encoding MATE family efflux transporter — its product is MNDKKEFLATEPIGKLLFRLSIPTVVAQLINMLYNIVDRIYIGHMPGDGSLALTGVGVCMPIIMLVSAFAALVSSGGSPRASIFMGEKDIESAEKTLGNCFSLQIVVSVILTAVLLIWNKDLLLAFGASENTIGYATDYMSIYALGTLFVQMTLGMNTFITAQGFTTVSMVSVIIGAVCNIVLDPIFIFGFGMGVKGVALATIISQMLSCVWIISFLCGKKTLLKLKKENLKLRADIILPCIALGTAAFVMQSSESVISVCFNSSLLKYGGDIAVGAMTIMTSVMQFAMLPLQGIAQGAQPITSYNFGAKNAGRVKKTFRLLLITCLTYSIALWAAVMIAPQVFVKIFTSDASLAQFAAPMLRIYLGGLGLFGIQIACQMTFTSLGKAANSIVVAVVRKFVLLLPLIYIMPSILADKTQAVYMAEPVADIIAVTFTAILFTFQFKKALKEITEV
- a CDS encoding Fic family protein → MRMFNYSIIKEHKWDSELLGLVAGIYKEAGKQDFYLKMRPEELEKLVEIAKIQSTESSNAIEGIVTTNTRIKQLVAEKTTPRTRDEQEIAGYRDALNIIHENFDAIPVSKNYILGLHKIMYTHMNNPMAGKTKSVQNYISATYPHGHSEVLFTPLAPYETEEALDKICEEYNKVIGNLELEPLIAIPTFIHDFLCIHPFNDGNGRMSRLLTTLLLYRSGFYVGKYISLEAKIAKSKDLYHDSLNKSQDRWHEGLEDATPFIKYILGTILAAYKDFEDRFSIVEEKLPAIEMVRKASLNKVGRFTKQDIRELCPSLSISSVEGALRKMVSEGELKREGSGKSTCYYRLK